Part of the Myxococcales bacterium genome is shown below.
CAGCCATATTGCCTGGTTGCGAACGATCAAGGAGAAGATCGAGTACAAGGGAATGAAAAATGTGGAGGTCACGTTTCCGCTCATCGCTGATATAAAGATGGACGTGGCCAAAGCATTCGGCATGGTGCAGCCGGGCGCGAGCGACACCCAGGCCGTTCGGGCCGTGTTCTATATCGACCCCGACAGCAAGATTCGTGCGTTGATCTACTACCCGCTCTCCAACGGTCGTAACTTCGATGAAATCAAACGCCTGCTTATCGCCATGCAGACGTCGGACAAGCATAAAGTGGCCACGCCTGCCGACTGGCGACCGGGCGATGACGTAATCGTCCCGCCGCCGGGATCTTGCGGTTTGGCCAAGGAGCGTATGGAGAAGCCAGACCCCGACACCTACTGTCTTGACTGGTTCATCTGCTTCAAGAAATTGAAGAATGTGTGATTCTAAGCCCAAGCTGAGCCCGCATGAGCGGCTGAAAGCCTTCCATGCGAGGAACCTGCAATACCTGCATCTAGGTTATGATCGTGCAAACGCCGCTCGCTTCGTGGTCCGCGCCGCTGGCGAACTGGCAGGGCCTGCTCTCGATATCGGTACTGGCAAGGGATTCTGCGCCATCGAACTCGCGCGGATGGGCATGACTGTCGTTTCCATCGACGTGGATGCCGAAGAACAAGAAGTGGCCACTCTTCTCGCCGAGGAAGCGGGGGTCGGTGACCGCATCCGCTTCGTTCATGGCAATGCCGCGCATTTACCGTATCCGGACGGTTACTTCGGCTGTGCCGCAATGATGGATGCGCTGCATCACCTCGATGAACCAAGTCCTGTATTTCGCGAAATGGCACGGGTGGTCAAGGATGGAGGGCTCATCATCATCGCGGACTTCGATGAAAAGGGTTTCGATCTCTTGTCTCGCGTTCATCGCGCGGAAGGACACGATCACCCGAGAACAGCGGCGACCTTGATCCTAGCCCAGGATGAATTGCTCAGGGCCGGTTTCCAGGAAATGGCACGGACGACTAGTTGTCTGCACGACGTCATCGTGCTGCTCAGGAAGCCCCGCAACACACCGGAGTCCGCCAAAAGGAGTGTGTAGTGTGAAAATCACTGTCCTCGTTGAAAATTCGTCCGGATCGCTCGCAGGCATTGAGCCGGAGTTCGGACTATCTCTATACATCAAAAGCAGACAGACAACGATTTTGATGGATACCGGAGCGAGCGGCCTTTTTGCGATTAATGCCAATGCGATGGGGATCGACCTGGAGACCGTCGACTGGTTGGTGCTCTCCCACGGCCACTATGATCACGGTGGGGGTCTGGAAGCGTTCTTCCAGCGAAACCGCCGCGCCAAAGCCATCGTGAAACGAGGCGCCGACCAATCTTTCTATGGCAGCCTGATGCCCGGCTTGCCCGATCTTCTTCATCGTTCAGGATTACTCACGCGTTACATTGGCCTGGACCCCAAGGTGCTCGGTCGCTTTTCTGAACGGATTCAGTGGATCGACGCGCCCATCAGTCTTGCTGCCGGCGTTCATGTGCTGACAAACATTCCTCATACCTATCCTCTAGCCAAAGGCAACCGCAATCTGCTGGTTCGACGTGGTGATCATTTCGCACCAGACGACTTTCGCCATGAACTATTGTTATTGGTAGAGGAAGACTCCGAGGCGGTCGTTTTTACAGGCTGCGCTCATTCCGGAGTGCTGAATATGCTGGACGCTGCGCACAGCTTCAAGCCTGACTGTCAGATCCGTTCGGTGGTTGGCGGGTTTCACTTGAACCTGCCTCGCTCCGAGAAAATGTCGGTTCCAGAGGATGAAGTTCGCAATTTGGCGACTGAACTTGGCCAACAAGTCACGGAAGCGATCCATACCGGTCACTGCACTGGCAGTGAGGCGTTCCAAGTCATGAAAGCCGAATTGGGTCCTCGGCTGCACGCCCTTCGCACCGGCGAGCAGTTCGAGGCGTGAGAGATGCTACACAGGAATCTCTCCAATGCTCAGTGCTGACAAACATACGTTATACAAACTATGGTGTGACAAAGGGATCGAAAATGAAAGGGAAGCAAAAAGGATTTACATCGACATTGGTGCATGCGGGAAACCAGAAGGACAAGTGCGGAAGTGTCGTGACGCCGATTTACCAGACTTCCACCTTTGCCTTTGAGAACTCGCGCCAGGGAGCCGATCGGTTTGCTGGTCGGTCGGAAG
Proteins encoded:
- a CDS encoding peroxiredoxin; this translates as MNEPKTTDISMPRVPLIGEKAPSFKATTTQGEITFPDDYKGKWVILFSHPADFTPVCTTEFMTFATMQDELKALNCELIGLSIDSHYSHIAWLRTIKEKIEYKGMKNVEVTFPLIADIKMDVAKAFGMVQPGASDTQAVRAVFYIDPDSKIRALIYYPLSNGRNFDEIKRLLIAMQTSDKHKVATPADWRPGDDVIVPPPGSCGLAKERMEKPDPDTYCLDWFICFKKLKNV
- a CDS encoding MBL fold metallo-hydrolase; its protein translation is MKITVLVENSSGSLAGIEPEFGLSLYIKSRQTTILMDTGASGLFAINANAMGIDLETVDWLVLSHGHYDHGGGLEAFFQRNRRAKAIVKRGADQSFYGSLMPGLPDLLHRSGLLTRYIGLDPKVLGRFSERIQWIDAPISLAAGVHVLTNIPHTYPLAKGNRNLLVRRGDHFAPDDFRHELLLLVEEDSEAVVFTGCAHSGVLNMLDAAHSFKPDCQIRSVVGGFHLNLPRSEKMSVPEDEVRNLATELGQQVTEAIHTGHCTGSEAFQVMKAELGPRLHALRTGEQFEA
- a CDS encoding class I SAM-dependent methyltransferase, which encodes MCDSKPKLSPHERLKAFHARNLQYLHLGYDRANAARFVVRAAGELAGPALDIGTGKGFCAIELARMGMTVVSIDVDAEEQEVATLLAEEAGVGDRIRFVHGNAAHLPYPDGYFGCAAMMDALHHLDEPSPVFREMARVVKDGGLIIIADFDEKGFDLLSRVHRAEGHDHPRTAATLILAQDELLRAGFQEMARTTSCLHDVIVLLRKPRNTPESAKRSV